The following coding sequences lie in one Littorina saxatilis isolate snail1 unplaced genomic scaffold, US_GU_Lsax_2.0 scaffold_745, whole genome shotgun sequence genomic window:
- the LOC138955690 gene encoding uncharacterized protein, with product MLNDKTAERQERDAERQERDAERLRLERDAERQFQLEQLKIQNANQEGNRNNNSPGRIREDDGFKPKIPFLDDRDDIESWFHQFEHYARDCNLSDAAKASRVVYFLKGKARVIFSKLNEEDANDYDTLKHALYEGFQLTSEDYRKKFRQTKKSATDTYKEHITKLERYLDKWVELAECDQDVKDLKDLLVREQVLDTLPPDLAVHIRDRDPKSAKEIGMIANTYQQSRSNVKTSSTYVKPEKRRSPQEETRIAAPSTKPANQTLKAKLSDAEREKLRASGCCFICKLQGHVSRFCPNKRDTAGAVSSKKDTLETPILLEKLCGNCKEKKCAEVVPVKLNGTIVNALRDTGCTGIIVSKKFVPKEAYSAKMKETTLAEKDSKKMYHTAVVHIDSPYFDSETEVTVMDDPIYPVLIGKWYGLGKEKKLTPTYPVRDPAWYPGTAAAVTTRAQATVDAQKPSCSHKQGVKEEERLYSPADLKREQGVQETFVGIACPVTHAKELHRKVGQRKRVAVDIIGPVKPMSESKKQYILVSVDYATRYPEAVALKNIQADTVAEALWEMWTRLGIPDEVITDQGTQFTSHLMKEVNDFLSIKHHMTAPFHPQANGLVERFNSTLKSMLKKLAIDQPREWDTFIPALLFAYREAPQESMGFSPFELLYGRSVKGPMQVLRQTWTEEEISGEQKTTAEYVVNLRNRIEETCNVARENLKKAASKQAKFFNKKTKPRTLEVGKRVLLLRPVKNNKLELTWSGPYKVVEKLNEFDYKIQVGRRTRIYYINLIKEYQERELSSDQASVPASNEEEIDEEDGGEEVVAVVMEEDNTMDDDIFKYDTQKMLPLLETQRTENVKNIHFDKKLDEAKVKEAKMICEEFEEFLTDVPKTTNLEKCSIEVTEKKPIFVKPRPIPHAIVETVEKEIEEMLKLHVIEPANSPYNSPIVLIKKRTESTVSVLI from the exons ATGCTGAACGACAAGACGGCTGAACGACAAGAACGTGACGCTGAACGACAAGAACGTGACGCTGAACGACTACGGCTAGAACGTGACGCTGAACGACAATTCCAACTGGAACAGTTGAAAATCCAGAACGCCAACCAAGAGggcaacaggaacaacaactcGCCAGGACGTATTCGCgaagatgatggtttcaagccCAAGATTCCTTTTCTAGACGACCGTGATGACATCGAGAGCTGGTTCCATCAGTTCGAGCATTATGCTCGAGACTGTAACCTGAGTGATGCAGCAAAAGCTTCACGTGTAGTGTACTTTCTGAAGGGTAAGGCGAGAGTCATCTTCTCAAAGCTGAACGAGGAAGACGCTAATGACTACGACACTCTCAAACACGCTTTGTATGAGGGCTTCCAACTCACTAGCGAAGATTATAGAAAGAAGTTTCGCCAAACCAAGAAAAGCGCCACTGACACGTATAAAGAGCACATCACGAAGCTAGAACGGTATCTAGACAAGTGGGTGGAATTAGCAGAATGCGACCAAGATGTAAAAGATCTCAAAGATTTGTTGGTCCGTGAGCAGGTGTTGGACACCCTTCCTCCTGACCTCGCCGTTCACATTAGGGATAGAGACCCTAAGAGCGCCAAAGAGATTGGGATGATAGCCAACACATATCAACAATCTAGATCGAACGTCAAAACTTCATCAACGTACGTCAAGCCTGAAAAACGTCGTTCTccccaagaagaaacaagaatagCTGCTCCATCAACAAAACCCGCAAATCAAACTCTAAAGGCAAAGTTGAGTGAcgccgagagagagaaactgcgaGCATCTggatgttgtttcatttgtaaATTGCAAGGGCATGTCTCTCGTTTTTGTCCAAACAAGAGAGACACAGCAGGTGCAGTTTCATCGAAGAAAgatacacttgagacaccgATCCTCTTAGAAAAACTTTGCGGAAATTGCAAGGAAAAGAAATGTGCCGAAGTGGTACCAGTGAAGCTGAATGGAACAATTGTCAACGCTTTGAGAGACACTGGATGTACTGGTATCATTGTCAGCAAGAAGTTTGTGCCAAAGGAGGCATATTCAGCGAAAATGAAGGAGACTACTCTGGCAGAGAAAGACTCCAAGAAGATGTACCACACCGCCGTGGTGCACATCGATTCACCCTACTTTGACTCCGAGACAGAAGTAACGGTGATGGACGACCCAATTTACCCTGTCCTCATAGGTAAATGGTATGGACTAGGTAAAGAGAAGAAATTGACTCCCACATATCCTGTTCGAGACCCAGCGTGGTACCCTGGGACGGCAGCTGCTGTTACCACGAGAGCACAAGCGACAGTAGACGCCCAGAAACCAAGCTGCAGTCACAAACAGGGAgtcaaggaagaagaaagactgTATTCGCCAGCTGATCTGAAGAGAGAACAG GGTGTGCAGGAGACATTCGTAGGTATTGCTTGTCCtgtgacacatgccaaagaacTGCACCGAAAAGTCggacaaagaaagagagttGCGGTGGATATCATCGGCCCGGTCAAACCTATGTCGGAGAGCAAGAAACAATACATCTTGGTATCTGTTGACTACGCTACCCGATACCCCGAAGCTGTAGCCCTGAAAAACATCCAAGCAGACACCGTAGCTGAAGCTCTCTGGGAGATGTGGACTAGATTGGGAATCCCAGATGAAGTGATAACGGACCAAGGCACACAGTTCACCAGCCACCTGATGAAAGAAGTGAACGACTTTCTCAGCATCAAACACCATATGACTGCACCGTTTCACCCTCAAGCGAATGGTTTGGTCGAAAGGTTCAACTCCACactgaagagcatgctgaaaaagTTAGCGATCGATCAACCGAGGGAATGGGACACGTTTATCCCCGCCCTCCTGTTCGCATACAGAGAAGCCCCACAAGAAAGCATGGGATTTTCGCCGTTTGAGCTGCTGTATGGGAGATCTGTCAAAGGACCCATGCAAGTGCTGCGCCAAACATGGACCGAAGAAGAAATCTCAGGGGAGCAGAAGACTACAGCGGAATATGTAGTCAACCTCAGGAACAGAATAGAAGAAACGTGCAACGTGGCACGTGAGAACCTGAAGAaagcggccagcaagcaagccAAATTCTTCAACAAGAAAACGAAACCAAGGACGCTAGAAGTCGGAAAACGGGTTCTACTTCTACGCCCTGTGAAGAACAACAAGCTGGAACTTACATGGTCAGGTCCCTACAAGGTTGTGGAAAAGTTGAATGAATTCGACTACAAGATCCAAGTTGGCAGAAGAACACGGATCTACTACATCAACCTCATCAAAGAGTACCAAGAACGGGAATTGAGTTCCGACCAAGCAAGCGTTCCTGCTTCAAACGAAGAAGAAATTGACGAAGAAGACGGAGGAGAAGAGGTCGTGGCTGTTGTCATGGAAGAGGACAACACGATGGACGATGACATCTTCAAGTATGACACTCAGAAGATGTTACCCCTCCTAGAAACTCAAAGAACCGAAAATGTGAAGAACATCCATTTCGACAAGAAATTGGACGAGGCAAAGGTCAAAGAGGCGAAGATGATCTGCGAAGAATTTGAAGAGTTCCTAACAGATGTTCCAAAGACGACGAACCTGGAAAAATGTTCCATTGAAGTGACAGAGAAGAAACCAATCTTTGTGAAACCCAGACCCATACCTCACGCCATAGTAGAAACTGTCGAAAAGGAAATTGAAGAAATGCTGAAGCTGCATGTCATCGAACCTGCAAACTCTCCATACAACTCTCCCATCGTCCTGATAAAGAAAAGGACGGAAAGTACCGTTTCTGTTCTGATCTGA